GTAGCCGAAGACGATGACGATGGCCGGGATGACCAGCGGCAGAAGCGTGATGAACTCGATATAGGGCCTGAGGCCGGGCAGCCTGAGCCGCACCCAGTAGGCCGTGGGCACGATGAGCAGCACGCCGAAGATGATGGTGGCCACCGCCATGCCCACCGAATAGAGGAACGTCTCCTGGAAGCGCGGGTCGGCCAGCACGCGGGCATAGGCGTCGAAGGAGTAGACGCCGCGGCGCATCTTGAGCGAGAACTCGGTCATGCCGACCAGCGGCAGGATGAAGTAGACGATGCCGGCAATCAGCGCGGCCCAGGCCCAGAACTTTCTCATTTGAGCCAGCGCTCCGAGCGCGCCCTGAGCCAGATGTAGATCGTGTTGGCGATGCCGGTGACGACGATCATGCCGAAGGCGAGCGCATAGCCGAGATGCGGGTCGCCGAGCACGTCGCCGCGGATCTGGGCGAAGAGCAGGATCGGCACGATCGACAGCGACGAGCCGGTGAGCGCGATGGCCGTGGCGACGGCGCCGAAGGCGTTGGCGAAGAGCAGCGCCAGCGTGCCGAGCAGCGACGGGAACAGGATCGGCAGCGCGATCATCGTCCAGTACTGCCGGCCGGTGGCGCCGAGGATGCTCGCCGCCTCGCGCCATTCGCGCTTCAGCCCGTCCAGCGCCGGCGTGATGATCAGGATCATCAGCGGAATCTGGAAGAACAGATAGGTGATCGTCAGGCCCCAGAAGGACAGGATATTGAAGCCCATCGCCCTGAGGTCGATGCCGAGATTGGTGCGCAGGAAGACCGTGACGAGGCCGATCGGACCCAGCGTCGCGATGAAGGCGAAGGCGAGCGGCACGCCGGCAAAGTTGGAGGCGACGCCGGAAAAGGTCAGCAGCGGCGAACGCACCCATTGCGGCAGGCCGCCGAGCACGACGGCCGCGGCCATGGCGAAGCCGACGAGGCAGCCGAGGATGGCCGAGGCGAGGCTGATGCGGATGGAAATCCAGTAGGCCGCCATGATCGACGGCGTGAACAGGCCCTGGACGTTCTTGAGCGTGAACTCGCCGGCAGGCGTCTGGAAGGCCCCGATCACGATGTTCATCGTCGGCAGGATCAGGAAAAGAAGCGCGAAGAGCAGGAACGGCGCAACGCCCAGCCAGTCGAGCGGCAGCCTGAAACGGGTACTGGCGGGCTGCGCGGCGGGTGCGCTGGGCGGCATCTGGGTTTCGCTTCGCGGGAGGAGCGCCTGCCCCGCCGGATGGCGGGACAGGCAGGTTCGGGTAACGTCTTACTGCACGTTGGCGCCGACGACCTTGTCCCAGCCACCGGTGACGGCGGCCTTGTTCTCGTTCACTTCGTCGAGCGTCGGGAAGTAGGCGGCCTCGTAGGCGGCGGCCGGCGGCAGCTTGTCAAGCACGTCCTGCGGGATCACGCCGCGCTTGGCCATGTCGTTGAAGCGGATCGGGTGGCAGTAGCCCTTGAGCCAACCGAGCTGGCCTTCATCGGAATAGAGATACTCCATCCACAGCTTCGCCGCGTTCGGATGCGGCGCGTAGGCGCTGATCGCCTGGACGTAGACGCCCGCGAGCACGCCCGACTTCGGCACCACGACCTCGACCGGCGGGTTGCCGGCGAGCGTGTCCTTGGCGGCGAGCGCATTGTAGTCCCACATCACGACGATGGGCGTGGCGCCCTGCGCCAGCGTGCCGGCCTTGCCGATGACGGGCACGAAGTTGCCGGCCTTGTTGAGCTCGGCGAAGAACTCGAGGCCCTTTTCGCCCGCTTCCTTGCCCGACTTGCCGCCCGTCGCGATGCCGGCGGCGAGAGCCGCGAGGATCGCCTGGTTCGACGCGCGCGGATCACCGGCGAGCGCCACCTGGCCCTTGTATTCGGGCTTCAGCAGGTCGGCCCAGTCGGCCGGCGCGTTCGGCACGAGGTCCTTGTTCACGAGGAACGACATCACGCCGTAGTAGTCGCCGTACCAGTGACCCTCGGGGTCCTTGGCGCCTTCCGGGATCGAATCCCAGGTCGAGACCTTGTAGGGCTGCACCAGGCCTTCGGCCTTGGACGACGGGCCGAAGGCCAGGCCGACGTCGATCACGTCGGGCGCCTGCGGGCCCTTGTTGTCCTTGTTCGCCTTGATCGCCTCGATCTCGTCCGCAGAACCCGCGTCCGGATTGAGCTCGTTGACGGAGATCTCCGGATACTTCTTCTTGAAGCCCTCGATAACCGCGCCGTAGCCGCACCAGTCGTGCGGCAGCGCGATCGTGGTGAGCATGCCTTCCGCCTTGGCAGCCGCTTCGAGCGCCGCCAGGTCCTGAGCCGACGAAATCGCCGACGAGGCCATCAGCGTGACCGCCGTGACCGAGAGAACCTTCCCCATAGCCTTGAACATATTCTTCTCCTTGAGACTGACGCCCACAGGCACCGGCAACGCGGGTAGCCGTTTCCCATGACAACTGGATGAACGTTATGCGAAGTCTGCGCCCTATCGAAATTAAAGCGTTTTCCGACTTTCCCCGCAATCAGGCCGCAGAATTAATTTCTTCGGCTAACAACCGGATATTGGCGGACGACCCTTGCCGCCCGCTTCTCCTCACAGCTTGCCGCTAATGGCGTGGTCGAGAACTTCGAGCGCCGCCTTCTTGGTAAACTTGACCGGATTGGAGCCCGTCGACGGGTCGGCGACCGCCATCTCGGCGATCATCGCCTTGCGCTTCTTGTCCATGTCCAGGCCCTTGATCAGCTCGGGCAGTGTGTGCGGCACCTTGAGCTGCTTGCGCAGCTTGAGCACCGCCTTGGCGAAGCCCTCATAGCCGCCCTTGATGCCGAGATAGGCGGCGGCGCGCGTCAGCCGCTCCTCGATGGCGGGACGGTTGAATTCCAGCACATAGGGCATGAACACGCCGTTGGTCATGCCGTGATGGGTGTCGTAGAGCGCGCCGATCGGATGCGACAGCGAATGGATCGCGCCCAACCCCTTCTGGAAGGCGGTCGCGCCCATGGCGGCCGCGCTCATCATGTGGGCGCGAGCGGTCAGGTCGCCCGGATTGGCGACGGCCTTGGGCAGGTTCTCGAACACCAGCCGCATGCCTTCCAGCGCTATGCCGTCGGCCATCGGGTGGTAGCCTGGCGCACAATAGGCCTCGAGGCAGTGCGCCAGCGCGTCCATGCCGGTGCCGACGGTGATGAAGGCCGGCATGCCGACCGTCAGCTCCGGATCGGCAATGACGATCTGCGGCAAAAGCTTCGGGTGGAAGATGATCTTCTTGGTGTGGGTCTCCTCGTTGGTCAGCACCGCGGCGCGACCGACCTCGGAGCCGGTGCCGGCCGTGGTCGGCACGGCGACGATCGGCGCGATCTTCGAGGCGTCGGCGCGGGTCCACCAGTCGCCGATGTCCTCGAAGTCCCAGACGGGGCGGGTCTGGCCGGCCTGGAAGGCGATCAGCTTGCCGAGGTCGAGCGCCGAACCGCCGCCGAAGACGATCGCGCCGTCATGCTTGCCCTTCTTCCAGACCGCGATGCCGGCGGTGAGGTTCGCCTCGACCGGGTTCGGCTTGACGTCGGAGAAGACGCCGTAGGGCACGCCGGCATCGTCGAGGATCTTCAGCGTCCTGGCCACGACCGGCAGCTTGACCAGACCCGGGTCGGTAACGAAGAGCGGCTTCTTGATGCCGACAGCCGCGAGTGCATCGGGCAGTTCCGAAATGCGGCCGGCGCCGAAGCGGACGGTGGTCGGGTAGTTCCATTTGGAGACGAGCTTGGTCATGGTTGCCTCTATGGGGAAAGTCAGGTTGTCGCGAATGATCGATGGGCCGCCGGAGCGGCCAGCTTTGCACCGGGCTGCCGGCCGGACAGGATCTTGTCCGCCACGCGATCGACGAAGCCGCGCATGCCGGGAACCGACAGCGCGTCCGCGTAGCCGATGGTCCAGTAGCGCGCCGCCGATGACGTCCGGGGGGGAAACAGCTGCTCGTCGGGCAGGTTGACGAACAGCCCACGGTAGCGATCGAGCTCGCGCGCCGCGGGCGGGTCCCAGTCGGCGGCGAAGGACCGCTCCACGGCACTGCCGCGCCCCAGCGCAGTGACGGCCTCGCGCAATTCCTGCGGCATCTCGCGGACGGCGTAGTGGGCCATATAGATGGTCTCGGTGCTCCTGCCGGCGCCGGCATTGTCGAACAGCTCGTCCGGCGCGACGCCGAAGCGCGCCGACAGCGCGCCGTTGACGAGGCGTGTGATCTCGGCGAGCTCCGGGTCCGCGTTGCGGTGGACCCATTGCTGGCTTGCGCCGGCCGCGAGCGTCGCGGGATCGTCGATGCCCATTTCGGCGAGAAGGGTGGGCACGACGCTGCCGTCTCGGACGACGGCCCAGTCGCACGACACCGCCTTCACCTTGCCGCCGGCGACCGAGGTCGCCCGGTCGAGAACGAGGTCGAACCGGTGGTCGACATGCCGCCCGGCGACGACCTTGTCCAGAAAGGCGGGGAAGGACTGCGCGTCGCGCCTGCGGCAATATTGAGCCCAGCGCGACGGCAGGTAGCCCGCCCAGTGGCGGAAGGCGAAGATGAAGGTGAGGTCGCAATCGCCGAAGCAGCCCGCCACGGTGCGCAGCGCCTCCGGCGGAAAGGTCGTCAGCGCCTCCCCCGAGAGCACCAGCTTGCCGGAACCCTTCGCGATCGCGGTCTCCACCACCTTGCGCAGTTCGGCCGGATTCCAGTCCGGCCGGATCGCGTAGAGCAGCGGTCCGTGCTGCCCCTTCGGCCCCGGAGCATAGAACACGCCGGCGGCGAGAAGCTCGTCGCGCCGCGCATCCATGAAGGTCTGGAACGAGGTCGTGCCCGTCTTGTGCATCCCGCCGTGGATGAAGACCTCGAGCCTGCGCCCAGCGGACATCACACCTGTCTCAGATGATAGCTCTTCGGCCGGGTGAGGTTGTCGTAGCCGATGGCGGAGAGGGCTGCGCCCTTGCCGGTGTCCTTGACGCCGGTCCAGACGAGAGCCGGGTCGAGATAGTCGCAGCGGTTCATGAACAGCGTGCCGGTCTCCACCCTGTCGCCGATCTTCTCGGCCCGCTCCAGGTCCCTGGTCCAGATCGAGGCGGTGAGGCCGTAGGGGCTGTCGTTCATCAACGCGATCGCGTCCTCGTCGCCGCGCACCTTCATGATGCCGACGACCGGGCCGAAGCTCTCCTCGCGCATGACGCTCATCTGGTGGTCGACATTGGTCAGCACCTCGACCGGGAGATAGGGCGAGCCAGCGACGTCGCGCTCGTCCTTCGTGTTGAGGTGTGCCGTCGCACCCTTGCGCAGGGCTTCGGCCTTCTGCTCGCGGATGAAGTCGGCGAAACGGGCCTGAGCCATCGGACCGATGACGGTGTCGGCCTTCGTCGGGTCGCCGAGCGTCCAGTTTTTGCTCTCTGCGATGAAGCCGTCGACGAAATCGTCATAGACCTTCTCGTGCACGTAGATGCGCTCGATGCCGCAGCAGCACTGGCCGGAATTGTAGAACGCGCCTTCGGCGAGATTGGCGATGGCGTGGTCGAGCTTGGCGTCGGGCAGCACATAGGCCGGGTCCTTGCCGCCGAGCTCCAGGCCAAGCGTCATGAACGTGCCCGCGGCCGCCTTCTCGATCGCACGCCCGCCGGCGACCGAACCGGTGAAGTTGACGTGGTCGATCTTGCCCGAGGCGAGCAGCTTCTCGGTCTGCGAATGGTTCATCACCAGGTTCTGGAACAGGCCCTTCGGCAGGCCCGCCACATCGAAGGCCTTCTGGAAGCGCTCGCCGACCAGAAGCGTCTGCGCCGCGTGCTTGAGGATGACGGCCGAGCCCGCGATCAGCGCCGGCACGATCGTGTTGACGGCGGTGAGGTATGGATAATTCCAAGGCGCGATGACCATAACCACGCCGAGCGGCTCGCGCTTGACGTAGCGCTTGAAGCCTTCCTTCGGGTTGGACGCCATGACCGGCTTCAGCGCCTGTTCGGCGATCTCGACCATGTACTGGACGCGTTCCTTCACGCCGCCGAACTCGCCGCCATACTTGACCGGACGGCCCATCTGCCAGGCGAGCTCCGGCACGATCTCATCGGTCATGCCCACCAGCGCCTCGAGCATGGCGAGCATATACTTGCAGCGCTCGGCGACCGGCACGTCGACCCACTTCGCCTGCGCGGCCTTGGCGCGCTCGACGGCGGCGTTCACGGCCTGGTCCGTTGCGACCGGACGCTCGGCATAGATCGAGCCGTCGACGGGTGATTTGATCTTGACCGTTTCGGTCATGGCATTTCCTCGTTCTTGATGTCTCAGTAGCGTTCGAAGCCGCGGTGCAGCTCCCAGTCGGTGATGCGCCGGTCGTATTCGAACTGTTCCCAGCGCGCGGTGTGGACGTAGTGTTCTATCACGTCCTCGCCGAGCGCCGATTTCAGCATCTTCGACTTCGCCAGCGTTTCGGTCGCCTCACGCAACGTCTTCGGGATCTCGGGCAGCTTCGCGGCCTGGTAGGCGTCACCCACAAAGGGCTTCTGCAGCTCAAGCTTCTCGTCGATGCCAGCGAGACCGGCGGCGATCAGCGCGGCGAAGGCGAGATAGGGGTTCAGGTCCGCGCCCCCGATGCGGCACTCCATGCGGATACCCTTGGTCCCCTCCCCGCAGAGCCGGAAGCCCGCGGTGCGGTTGTCCTCGGACCACATGATCTTGGTCGGTGCGAAGGTGCCCGACTGGAAGCGCTTGTAGGAGTTGATGTAGGGCGCCAGGAACCAGGTGAACTCCTTGGCATATTTGATCTGTCCGGCCGACCACTGCTGGCCAAGCTTGGACAAGGTCCACGGCTCCTTCTTGTCGAAGAACAGCGGCGTCTTGCCGTCGGCGCTCCACAGCGAATTGTGGATGTGCGACGAGTTGCCGGCGAGCGCGTAGTTGTACTTGGCCATGAACGTCACGGCCTTGCCCTCTTGGTCGGCGATCTCCTTGGCGCCGTTCTTCAGGAAGACGTGCCGGTCGGCCATTTCGAGGGCCTCGGCGTAGCGGACGTTGATCTCCTCCTGGCCGGGTCCCCACTCGCCCTTGGAGTTTTCGACCGGGATGCCGGCGGCGTGCATCTCGTTGCGCAGCCGGCGCATGAAGCCTTCTTCCTTGGTGGTGATGCCGATCTGGTAGTCGCCGATATGGGGCGAGGCGGTCGATAGGTCCTGCCAGTGCTTCGCGCGCGCCGTGTCGTAGGTCTCGCTGAGCAGGTAGAATTCGAGTTCCGAGGCGAAGTAGCCGATGTAGCCGCGCTCCGCGAGGCGGGCGACCTGCTTGCGCAGGATGGCGCGCGGCGAATGCGGCAGGTCCTCATGATGGTGGTGATCCTGGATGTCGCAGATGACCAACGCGGTCTTTTCGAGCCACGGCACCCGGCGCAGCGTGTTCATGTCCGGCTTGAGCACGAAGTCACCATAGCCCTGGCTCCAGCTCGCCGCCTTGTAGCCTGGCACCGGCTCCATATCGATATCGAGCGCCAGCAGGTAGTTGCAGCCATGCGTCTCGTCATAAGCGGACTCTGCAAAGAAGGACGCGAGGAACCGCTTGCCGAACAGCCGGCCCTGCATGTCGACGCCGCAGGCGAGCACGGTGTCGATCTCGCCCGATGCGATCGCTTTCTTCAGGTCTGCGAAGGAAAGATTTCCGGCCATTCGTCCCTCTCGATGCGGTTCATCCGCCCAATCCGCAAAACGGCCGGGCCCATGCCCGGCCGCCTCGTGTTTCTATCCCTTTGTCAGCCCTGCGTGTAGACGCCGCCGGCCTTCTTGAGGATCTGGTTGTACTCCTTGAAGATCGAGACCACCTTGGCCTTGACTTCGCCTTCGGCGGCGATCTCGTCCCAGAACTTGAGCGCCGCGTTTTCCACCTCGGCCCATTCGGCGGCCGGGATGGTGGTGAGCTTCAGCTTGTCGCCGGTGGCGCGCAGCTTGGCCTCGCCGCCCCAGTACCACTGATTGCGGTAGGTGTGGCCGGCGTCGACGCAGGCCTGCCAGAGCTGCTTGAGGTGGTCCGGAATGTCGGCCCAGCTCTTCTCGTTGACGAACCACGAGCCGATCCAGGCGCCTGAGATGTTGTTGGTGGTGAAGTGGTCGGTCACGTCGGCCCAGCCCACCGTGTAGTCCTCGGTGATTCCCGACCAGCTCATGCCGTCGAGCTCTCCGGTCTGGACCGCCACCTGAACATCCTCATAGGGCAGCACGACCGGCACCACGCCGAACTGTGCGAGGAACTTGCCGGCCGTCGGGAAGGTATAGAGACGCAGGCCCTGCAGATCCGAAAGCGAGTTCAGCGCCTTCTTGGTATTGAAATGGCACGGGTCCTGGCCTGCGGCCGACAGCCAGACGACACCGCCGGCCTTGGCATAGGCGTCGCGCCAGATGTCGGCGAGGCCGTACTGGTTGAACAGCACCGGCACGTCGAGGATGTGCTTGGTGGCGAACGGGAAGTAGCCGCCGAAGACGGAGATGTCGACGGGCGCGGCCATCGAGTCGTCGTCCGAATGCACGGCATTGATCGTGCCGGCCTGCATGGCGCGGAACAGTTCGCCGGTCGGCACGATCTGGTCGGCATAATAGAGCTCGATCTCCATCTCGCCCTTCGCCGCCTTGTTGAACATGTCGACCGCCGGCTTGGTGACGTGCGGGCCGAGGGCCGCGCCGGCATAGGTCTGCAGCCGCCACTTGATCGGCGTCTGGGCGATCACGGCCGGAGCGGCGAGCGTTGTAGCGCCGGCCGCGCCCGCGGTGACAAGGCCGGCCTGCTTCAGGAAATTGCGTCTGCTGTGTATGGTCTTCATCATGTTCCCCTTTGCTTGAAACTCATCGGACTATTTCGAGTAGACGTAGTTCGGCAGCCACGTGGCGATCGCCGGGAAGAGCCCGATGATCAGCAGCGTGAGCAGCATGATCCCCACGAACGGGAATACGGATCGGTATATGTCCGGCAGGGTCACCTCCGGCGGCGCCATCGCCCGCATCAGGAAGAGGTTGTAGCCGAAAGGCGGCGTCAGATACGCGATCTGGCAGGTGATGGTGTAGAGCACGCCGTACCAGACAAGATCGAAACCGAGCGCGCCGGCGAGCGGGATGAACAGCGGCGCCACGATCACCAGCATCGCCGTGTCGTCGAGAAAGATGCCGAGGCCGAGGAAGGTGAGCTGCATCAGCACCAGCACCTGCCACGGTTCCAGCCCCATGTCGCCGAGGAACAGCCGTTCGATCGACTTCACCGCCCCCAGCCCGTCGAACACAGCGCCAAAGCAGAGCGCGGCCGTGATGATCCAGAAGAACATGCACGAAATGCCGAGCGTCTTCCTGATCGTCTCGTGCATCACCTTGCCGGTCAGGCGGCCGCGCGCCGCCGCCGCAAGAATGGCGGAAACGGCACCGACCGCTGAACTCTCGACCAGGCTGGTGACGCCGGTGACAAACAGGCCCATCATCGACACGAAGATCGCAAGCGGGATAAGGCCGGCGCGCAGCAGTTTCAGCTTCTCGGCCAGGCTGTAGCCGTCGCGCTCTTCCCTGGCGAGGGGAGGACCGAGGCTCGGCTGAAGCCAGCAGCGGACCGCGATGTAGACCACGAAAAGCGCGGCCATCAGCAGGCCCGGAAACACGCCGGCGAGCCACAGATTGCCGACGGGCTGCCTGGCGATCATGCCGTAGAGCACGAGCACGACGCTCGGCGGCACCAGGATGCCGAGCGAGGAGCCGGCCTGGATGACGCCCGTCACCATGATCTTGTCGTAGCCGCGACGCAGAAGTTCCGGCAACGCGATGGTGGCGCCCACCGCCATGCCCGCCACGGACAGGCCGTTGATGGCGGAGATCACCACCATCATGGCGATCGTGCCGATGGCGAGCCCGCCACGCACCGGCCCGAACCAGACGTGGAACATCTTGTAGAGGTCGTCCGCAATGCGCGATTCCGCCAGCATGTAGCCCATGAACACGAACAGCGGCAGCGTGAGCAGCGGATACCACTTCATCACTTTGATGAAGGCGGTGAACGGAATCTCGATCCCGCCCTCGCCCCACAGCAGCAGGGCGGCGAAGGCGCCGACGAAGCCGATGACCGCGAACACCCGCTGCCCCGTCAGGAGCAGCAGCATCATCGAAGAG
The Mesorhizobium australicum genome window above contains:
- a CDS encoding ABC transporter permease codes for the protein MPPSAPAAQPASTRFRLPLDWLGVAPFLLFALLFLILPTMNIVIGAFQTPAGEFTLKNVQGLFTPSIMAAYWISIRISLASAILGCLVGFAMAAAVVLGGLPQWVRSPLLTFSGVASNFAGVPLAFAFIATLGPIGLVTVFLRTNLGIDLRAMGFNILSFWGLTITYLFFQIPLMILIITPALDGLKREWREAASILGATGRQYWTMIALPILFPSLLGTLALLFANAFGAVATAIALTGSSLSIVPILLFAQIRGDVLGDPHLGYALAFGMIVVTGIANTIYIWLRARSERWLK
- a CDS encoding TRAP transporter large permease, which encodes MSYGLIATLMFSSMMLLLLTGQRVFAVIGFVGAFAALLLWGEGGIEIPFTAFIKVMKWYPLLTLPLFVFMGYMLAESRIADDLYKMFHVWFGPVRGGLAIGTIAMMVVISAINGLSVAGMAVGATIALPELLRRGYDKIMVTGVIQAGSSLGILVPPSVVLVLYGMIARQPVGNLWLAGVFPGLLMAALFVVYIAVRCWLQPSLGPPLAREERDGYSLAEKLKLLRAGLIPLAIFVSMMGLFVTGVTSLVESSAVGAVSAILAAAARGRLTGKVMHETIRKTLGISCMFFWIITAALCFGAVFDGLGAVKSIERLFLGDMGLEPWQVLVLMQLTFLGLGIFLDDTAMLVIVAPLFIPLAGALGFDLVWYGVLYTITCQIAYLTPPFGYNLFLMRAMAPPEVTLPDIYRSVFPFVGIMLLTLLIIGLFPAIATWLPNYVYSK
- a CDS encoding TRAP transporter substrate-binding protein, with the protein product MKTIHSRRNFLKQAGLVTAGAAGATTLAAPAVIAQTPIKWRLQTYAGAALGPHVTKPAVDMFNKAAKGEMEIELYYADQIVPTGELFRAMQAGTINAVHSDDDSMAAPVDISVFGGYFPFATKHILDVPVLFNQYGLADIWRDAYAKAGGVVWLSAAGQDPCHFNTKKALNSLSDLQGLRLYTFPTAGKFLAQFGVVPVVLPYEDVQVAVQTGELDGMSWSGITEDYTVGWADVTDHFTTNNISGAWIGSWFVNEKSWADIPDHLKQLWQACVDAGHTYRNQWYWGGEAKLRATGDKLKLTTIPAAEWAEVENAALKFWDEIAAEGEVKAKVVSIFKEYNQILKKAGGVYTQG
- a CDS encoding glutamine synthetase family protein; its protein translation is MAGNLSFADLKKAIASGEIDTVLACGVDMQGRLFGKRFLASFFAESAYDETHGCNYLLALDIDMEPVPGYKAASWSQGYGDFVLKPDMNTLRRVPWLEKTALVICDIQDHHHHEDLPHSPRAILRKQVARLAERGYIGYFASELEFYLLSETYDTARAKHWQDLSTASPHIGDYQIGITTKEEGFMRRLRNEMHAAGIPVENSKGEWGPGQEEINVRYAEALEMADRHVFLKNGAKEIADQEGKAVTFMAKYNYALAGNSSHIHNSLWSADGKTPLFFDKKEPWTLSKLGQQWSAGQIKYAKEFTWFLAPYINSYKRFQSGTFAPTKIMWSEDNRTAGFRLCGEGTKGIRMECRIGGADLNPYLAFAALIAAGLAGIDEKLELQKPFVGDAYQAAKLPEIPKTLREATETLAKSKMLKSALGEDVIEHYVHTARWEQFEYDRRITDWELHRGFERY
- a CDS encoding aldehyde dehydrogenase family protein codes for the protein MTETVKIKSPVDGSIYAERPVATDQAVNAAVERAKAAQAKWVDVPVAERCKYMLAMLEALVGMTDEIVPELAWQMGRPVKYGGEFGGVKERVQYMVEIAEQALKPVMASNPKEGFKRYVKREPLGVVMVIAPWNYPYLTAVNTIVPALIAGSAVILKHAAQTLLVGERFQKAFDVAGLPKGLFQNLVMNHSQTEKLLASGKIDHVNFTGSVAGGRAIEKAAAGTFMTLGLELGGKDPAYVLPDAKLDHAIANLAEGAFYNSGQCCCGIERIYVHEKVYDDFVDGFIAESKNWTLGDPTKADTVIGPMAQARFADFIREQKAEALRKGATAHLNTKDERDVAGSPYLPVEVLTNVDHQMSVMREESFGPVVGIMKVRGDEDAIALMNDSPYGLTASIWTRDLERAEKIGDRVETGTLFMNRCDYLDPALVWTGVKDTGKGAALSAIGYDNLTRPKSYHLRQV
- a CDS encoding ABC transporter substrate-binding protein, with the protein product MFKAMGKVLSVTAVTLMASSAISSAQDLAALEAAAKAEGMLTTIALPHDWCGYGAVIEGFKKKYPEISVNELNPDAGSADEIEAIKANKDNKGPQAPDVIDVGLAFGPSSKAEGLVQPYKVSTWDSIPEGAKDPEGHWYGDYYGVMSFLVNKDLVPNAPADWADLLKPEYKGQVALAGDPRASNQAILAALAAGIATGGKSGKEAGEKGLEFFAELNKAGNFVPVIGKAGTLAQGATPIVVMWDYNALAAKDTLAGNPPVEVVVPKSGVLAGVYVQAISAYAPHPNAAKLWMEYLYSDEGQLGWLKGYCHPIRFNDMAKRGVIPQDVLDKLPPAAAYEAAYFPTLDEVNENKAAVTGGWDKVVGANVQ
- a CDS encoding iron-containing alcohol dehydrogenase, with translation MTKLVSKWNYPTTVRFGAGRISELPDALAAVGIKKPLFVTDPGLVKLPVVARTLKILDDAGVPYGVFSDVKPNPVEANLTAGIAVWKKGKHDGAIVFGGGSALDLGKLIAFQAGQTRPVWDFEDIGDWWTRADASKIAPIVAVPTTAGTGSEVGRAAVLTNEETHTKKIIFHPKLLPQIVIADPELTVGMPAFITVGTGMDALAHCLEAYCAPGYHPMADGIALEGMRLVFENLPKAVANPGDLTARAHMMSAAAMGATAFQKGLGAIHSLSHPIGALYDTHHGMTNGVFMPYVLEFNRPAIEERLTRAAAYLGIKGGYEGFAKAVLKLRKQLKVPHTLPELIKGLDMDKKRKAMIAEMAVADPSTGSNPVKFTKKAALEVLDHAISGKL